GAGGTTCGTAACTTCCTCCTGTGGTTTTCCGGGATATGAAATACGCTTAATCCCTCCCGGAGATTTTCATCAGCCCACTGGGCAAGACGGGGCTGGGTCTTCTCATACTTTTCTACCAGGCTCTGCAAGTACCTTTCGGCGTTCTGTTCATCTGGGGCATTGAAAACCTTGCGGATTTCCGCCGCTACCGCCGGGACATCGTCTTTCCTTGTCACGTAACCACGAGCATTTTGCTGCAAGTGAAATTGACACCGTTGCCACAAGATTCCAGGAAACACAGCATCGATAGCTGCTCGAAGACCCGCATGGTCATCACTGGTAATCATGGTCAGACCATGGAGCCCTCTACGAACCAGGCCTTCTAGAAACGATCGCCAATTTACCTCCGCTTCGCTATTGGCTACTTCTGTGCCCAAAATCTGACGTTTGCCTTCATAATCGACGCCTATGGCCATCAGTAGGGACTGTTTGACCACTTTCGAGCCTACACGCACTGATTCATATGTAGCGTCGAGCACGAGATACTGTATTTGTCCTACCGGCGAGGATCGCCAGGATGTTGCCTCTTCATCCAGCTCCTTCGCCAATCGACTTACCTGTGAGGAGCTCACCTCGGTGCCGCATAGGATTTCTACGATATCTGAAACCCGTCTAGTACTGACCCCTTTTACGTACATCTCGGCTATCGCAAGTTTTAAGGCTCGTTCACTCCGAATACCCTTTTCGATACAGCTGGGATAGAATTCCAGTCCGCGGACTTGAGGTATCTTGAGTAATACCTTCCCGGTAGCCAAAGCCAAGGTTTTGTTCTTAAACCCGTTGGCGTAGCCCATTCGATCTTCGGTCCGCTCATAGGGTTCGGCCTGAAGGGTTTTGGCTCGCTCAAGTTTCATTGCTTCGTTCACTACCTTTTCTATCACCTTAGAAAATTTACTGTCTTCCTTGGTGGCTAACATTTGGATCACTTGCTCTAAAAGTGTATACTCTGATTGGTAGGCCATCGGGCTCTCCTTATGGTTTGTTTCGTCACTTACCATTTGAGCCTGATCGGCCTGCTTTCTTCAACCTAATTTACAGAAAGAATTGTACACCAACGATTTATACCCGGTTAATAAACCATTTTTCCCAGACCTAGCCCTTTCTGAATTTAGATACAAGCATTAAAATTTCGTTGGTTTTCTCCGACTGAATTTGAGGATCTCCGCTACGGATTGCCTCCATAACACAGGTGTCAAGATGGTTTTGAAGAATGAGTTCTTCAACTTTTCGCAGGGCCGAACTAATAGCGCTTGTCTGGGTAAGGATATCAATACAATAGCGCTCGTTTGCGATCATATTGCGAATACCACCAATCTGGCCTTCAATGCGTTTCAAACGCATATCTAGGTCTTTTTGTTTTAGTTCTGTCATGTTAGCTCCTAAAAAAATATACCCTACCAGCGTATAGTTTGTCAAAATAACAGGCTTGTATACCAAAGGGGGGTATGGTATATTGGCAGTGAAGGAGAAAATTATGCATGGATTAGTAATCGGTCCCTTCGGGATGCTGCTCGGCATGGTGATTGTTTACCATGCTGCATCACTCCTTTGGAATTCTCTCCATACAAGGAACTGGAAAAAGCTGACATGGCAAAGCTCTGCTTCGCTCGACGAAGAACATAACACAGGACAGGTTATTCAGGTTTTTAGATTAGCGAAGCGACGCGGGGGGAAGGTAAAAGTATCCGATGTTGTTATAGCCCTTGGTATCACCCCAAAAAAAGCAGAAAATTTGTTATTGGAAATGAGCGACGGATACCACGTGGTTATGGACGTGGATTCTGATGGGCACATGATTTTCACAATCCCAGACTTTTTGGTTGGAAAAAAAGGTTAATGTAAAATCCTTTCGTAGAGCGTAAAAAATCTGTAACTACTTAGCCCAGCGAAACCACCCCCGCTTTGAACCCGTATTGCACCCTCCAATATAGGGCATACTGTACAATCTTTTGCGCATCGATCATCATCACGTCCAACAAGGGATTTGATTCGTGGGCAGCGATGCTTGGTGATGAGGTAATGACGACAGCTTTGCTGGATCGCCTGCTGCATCATGCACATATATTTTCTCTTGATGGTGTTTCGTACAGAATTTCACAAAGGAAGGAGAGATAATTTTTTTCTCCAGGTGGGTCCCTTTTGTTTTCCAAAAAAGGGGGGAATTTAGCTTGCCATTTCCACCTCCCCAAATAGGTTGTCTAAATGCTTGAACAGAATGATTAGGATAAATTTACCCAGCTTATTGAGATGACTCTCAATAAAGCAATGTAACTTGACCGTACAAAGGCTATTGAAACTCCTCACTATAAGAGAACCAATGATTGGATTGGGTACACCAGCGGTGCTTAAGAAGAATACAGTGCTGTTAGTAAATGGAATGACGCTGCGGAACCAGCTGCATGTGGCCCTTGGATTACGCGGAGAATACTGGTCTCCGGCAATTTAATGTGATTTCCTCCACTTGTTCTGGTTACTAGCAACCTAGCCGGTGAGCCCTATGCTACTGTGACCTCATCTGCAAGGTACACATCCTGAATCGCATGGAGTAGGTCAATTCCTTGGTCGGTGGGACGTTGAAATGCCTTGCGCCCGGAAATAAGGCCCATGCCACCGGCACGTTTATTGATTACAGCAGTTCGAACCGCGTCCTTTAAATCATCATCACCCGAGGATGCACCCCCGGAGTTTATCAACCCGGCGCGTCCCATGTACCCATTCATGACCTGATAGCGGGTTAAATCAATGGGATGGTCGGTTGCAAGCCTGGTGTACATACGCTCATCCAATTTTCCGTAAGAAGAATCTCCCATGTTGAGGGCTTTGTACCCACCATTGAGTGTAGGTACCTTTTGTTTAACAATATCCGCCTCGATGGTCACACCCAAATGATTGGCCTGACCCGTCAGATCTGCTGCGGTGTGGTAGTCTTTCCCGCCGGTTACGAACCCCTGATTACGGGTGTAGCACCAGAGAATAGTAGCCATCCCCAATTCGTGGGCTCGATAAAACGCTTTTGCTACCTCAATTATTTGCCGGTTGGATTCTTCAGATCCGAAATAAATGGTAGCGCCGACTGCAACTGCCCCCATATCGTATGCCTGGTCCACTGTCCCAAACATGATCTGATCATGACTATTGGGATAACTTAACAGCTCATTATGGTTGAGCTTTACTATGAAAGGTATTTTATGGGCATACTTTCGAGCAACCGAACCTAAAACACCAAAGGTCGAGGCTACCGCATTGCAACCACCCTCAATCGCAAGACGGACGATGTTCTCTCCGTCGAAGTACGCCGGGTTAGCGGTAAAGCTGGCGCCACCGGAGTGTTCAACACCCTGGTCTACAGGCAGGATGGATAGGTAGCCTGACCCTGCCAGCCGGCCATGGGAAAAGAGGGTTTCGAGACTGCGGAGTACCCGGGGAGAACGATCAGAAATGGCCCACACACGGTCGACAAAGTCCGGACCGGGAAGGTGGAGCTGCTCTTTGGATACGATGGGTTGATGGGTTAAAAGGTCCTGTGCATCCTTACCAAGGATACCTTCAATATCGATAGCCATATTAATTTCCTCCTGCCGCCTCATGGAGGGCGACGTGAATACTGGTACGGGTACCTGGGTCTATCCCCTTCGGTACATCTGGGAGGTTATACTGCGCACAACCTCACTTTAACGATTGTATAACCCGTTCAAGTTTTTGACGGATCTCCTCTGCGATCGGGATAATGCTCTCATTGTTCACCGCCCCCATGGAGCTGACCGGGTCGACGGCGGCTATTTCAATATATCCTGCCTCCCTTTCCTGAACGATGACGTTGCAGGGAAGCAGGGTGCCGATCATATGTTCTGCTTCAAGTGCCCGGTGGGCGTAGGGCGGATTACAAGCACCGAGGATCCGATAATTGTGGTAATCAATGTCCAATTTCTTTTTCATGGTTGCCTTGACGTCGATATCGCTTAAAACGCCGAATCCTTCCGCCTGGAGGGCACGGGTTACTTCTTCAATACTTTCGTCGAAGGGCCGGTTCAGGGTAGTTGAGATGTAATACGCCATAGCTTCTCCTTAAGGTTCTTTCAAAAGACTTTTACAATTGGCTCCCTTGGTTGATCTTGTTATTGTATTTTCAACTGGTGGTTTGCACCGACTGAGAACCTCTTAGTTTTAAGGTACTTATCTTCGGCGGAAATGTACAATTTTTGTAGTGCACGAAACCTTGTAAAATTGCTCTCCGCTCCACCCTCTGTAGTGTGATGTGATGCCAGGGCCACTCCCAGTGGCGGGTTCTACCGGGTTTTACAAGGTTTCGTGTACTATGTACAATTTTGACTGTGAGGTGCACAAGCAGCATCAATCGAGGTAGGAACAACCGGCTGTTATACCTAGATATCTACAGGTGTCAAATAGCGCCGAAATTTACGAAAGAATCGGCGTTTAGTTTTACGAATTCTTCCGTTTAGTTTTCCTTTTCCACCCCTCCTTTTTGCAGTAATTGAAAGTCCTTCAGACGATAGCTGTTGCCATCAATGTTGAAGATGTGTGAGCGGTGGAATAACCGGTCTAAAATTGCAGTAGTCGCCATGTGGTCGTTGGCGAAGATGGTTGCCCAGTCTTTGACTGACCGGTTGCTGGTAATGATGACGGATCCCTTCTGGTAGCGAAGGTTTACAAACTGAAAGAATAGGTGAGTTTCCTGACGATCCATC
The DNA window shown above is from Spirochaeta lutea and carries:
- a CDS encoding IS256 family transposase; the protein is MAYQSEYTLLEQVIQMLATKEDSKFSKVIEKVVNEAMKLERAKTLQAEPYERTEDRMGYANGFKNKTLALATGKVLLKIPQVRGLEFYPSCIEKGIRSERALKLAIAEMYVKGVSTRRVSDIVEILCGTEVSSSQVSRLAKELDEEATSWRSSPVGQIQYLVLDATYESVRVGSKVVKQSLLMAIGVDYEGKRQILGTEVANSEAEVNWRSFLEGLVRRGLHGLTMITSDDHAGLRAAIDAVFPGILWQRCQFHLQQNARGYVTRKDDVPAVAAEIRKVFNAPDEQNAERYLQSLVEKYEKTQPRLAQWADENLREGLSVFHIPENHRRKLRTSNLAERQMKEIKRRTKVVGVFPNADSLLRLAAAMLIEQNDQWQNEKRYLPESNDRPAFKEIYRKKVA
- a CDS encoding metal-sensitive transcriptional regulator, translating into MTELKQKDLDMRLKRIEGQIGGIRNMIANERYCIDILTQTSAISSALRKVEELILQNHLDTCVMEAIRSGDPQIQSEKTNEILMLVSKFRKG
- a CDS encoding ATP-binding protein, which encodes MNPYCTLQYRAYCTIFCASIIITSNKGFDSWAAMLGDEVMTTALLDRLLHHAHIFSLDGVSYRISQRKER
- a CDS encoding class I fructose-bisphosphate aldolase, translated to MAIDIEGILGKDAQDLLTHQPIVSKEQLHLPGPDFVDRVWAISDRSPRVLRSLETLFSHGRLAGSGYLSILPVDQGVEHSGGASFTANPAYFDGENIVRLAIEGGCNAVASTFGVLGSVARKYAHKIPFIVKLNHNELLSYPNSHDQIMFGTVDQAYDMGAVAVGATIYFGSEESNRQIIEVAKAFYRAHELGMATILWCYTRNQGFVTGGKDYHTAADLTGQANHLGVTIEADIVKQKVPTLNGGYKALNMGDSSYGKLDERMYTRLATDHPIDLTRYQVMNGYMGRAGLINSGGASSGDDDLKDAVRTAVINKRAGGMGLISGRKAFQRPTDQGIDLLHAIQDVYLADEVTVA
- a CDS encoding DUF302 domain-containing protein, which translates into the protein MAYYISTTLNRPFDESIEEVTRALQAEGFGVLSDIDVKATMKKKLDIDYHNYRILGACNPPYAHRALEAEHMIGTLLPCNVIVQEREAGYIEIAAVDPVSSMGAVNNESIIPIAEEIRQKLERVIQSLK